The genomic window CGGACCTCGAGTACGACCCCGCAGACTACCCCCGCCTTCTCGCCCCCTTCCGCGCCTTCGGCGCCGATGTGGTCCTGGGCAGCAGGCTCTCCGCCCCGCCCTGCACCCGGGTGTTCTACTTCTGGCACAAGGTGGGCAACCGCTGCATCACCCTGCTGTTCAACCTGCTCAACAACACCACCTTCACCGATATCTACTCCTGCTATCTCGCCTTCCGCCGACCACTGATCGACCCGGACGAACTGCGCAGCCGCGGCTGGGAACAACAGGCCGAAATCCTCAGCCTGCTGGCGCGCCGGGCGGAGCGGCTCTATGAGGTGCCGATCAGCTACCACGGCCGCAGCTACGAAGAGGGAAAGAAAATCAAACCGCACCATGTCTTCGGCGTCGTCGGGGCGATCATCCGTTACCGCATGACGGCCGCAGGCCGAAGGAG from Zetaproteobacteria bacterium includes these protein-coding regions:
- a CDS encoding glycosyltransferase family 2 protein, producing the protein MQTCSVIIPTFNEEATILRLLERVARTRPEETTLEVIVVDDCSTDRTEQLLRERPELYHRYIRLERNQGKGGAVIAGLRAASGDIILFQDADLEYDPADYPRLLAPFRAFGADVVLGSRLSAPPCTRVFYFWHKVGNRCITLLFNLLNNTTFTDIYSCYLAFRRPLIDPDELRSRGWEQQAEILSLLARRAERLYEVPISYHGRSYEEGKKIKPHHVFGVVGAIIRYRMTAAGRRRNNHADRSTHR